Within Xiphias gladius isolate SHS-SW01 ecotype Sanya breed wild chromosome 5, ASM1685928v1, whole genome shotgun sequence, the genomic segment atgATGCAGCTGTGTAAAGAAGGTTCTATGAAACACTTTCTTGTGTCAGTAAAAAGAGACGTGGGTACCTCTGGTGATAATGCAATACACCAGAAAATAAACTCTTCCAAAAGGCTCACTAATACACATTCATTTTCGGGGCCATTGCCTATGACCTTACAACTTCAAAGAGATGCGTgagaagcaaaaatgtttttgtacataTGCCAATTGCCGGAAAAATCTCCTGTATTTACATGATACACCAACATACCGCCACTTCAGATGTTagcaattaaacaattaaactgGCCCATGATTAAGCAATCAATCATGGGCCAGTTTTTTCAGCATTGATCACTGTGGGGCCATCATGTAACAGGTGCAATGGAAACACAAGCCTGTatgtttgtaatgttttcatttcttttctaaaactgttttttagGATTCTAGCTTAGTAGTTACAGTGCCGTGCAAAGGTTTTTGGCACTTTCATTGTTTAGATTTATATCCATCTCAcaataccatcagggaggcatctgattGGTCttaaattcattctgcagcatgacaatgaccccaaaaacacagccagagtcataaagagtTATCTTCAGCAACAAGAGGAATAAGGAGTCCCGtagcagatggtctggcccacacagagccctgatcgcaacatcatggagtcagtccaggattacatgaagagacagaagacactgagacagcccaaatccacagaagaactgtggcaaattctccaagatgcttggaacaacctacctgtAGAGTAACtagaaaaactgtgtgcagttGTACCAAGGAGAACTGGTGTTGTTTCAAAGGCAAAACGTGGTCGAGCCAAATATTTGTTTGATTCACTTCTTTTCTGTCTACTGAACTTTGCATGAAGTTAATTGACGattaaaaactattcatggctttatttttgaaGGCATGCTTGTgttacttttagtgcctaaaacttttgcacagtactgtatttatgttttcctATTGGTGAGCAGCTTATGTTAATATTCATCTGTCAAAAAGAAACccatatatgtgaatatatttgCTTTGTACCACAAAATGAGACTACATATATAATTGATAGTTTATCTgcaaaaaatatgtgaaatggtcatatttattgaaatttacaCAAGCTGtgtatttaaattcatatgTACATATTCATATCATATCTATCTTTTATCAAGGgaccaaatatttttgttggatAGCCAGATTTGGCCCAAAGAACGCTATTTGCCTACGACTGCTCTTGTGTAAATGATCTTGTTTGgagtgcaaataaataaataagcacacaaacaacaaaccaTGTGGAGTTTCTCTTCAATCTATAATAAGTACAattacaaagacattttacacaacCAAATGCAGTATGGCGTTTTCTACCACACGTTTGCTtgtttcactcactcactctcacacacacacacacacacacacacacacacacacacacacacacacacacacacacacacacacacacacacacacacacacacacacacacacacacacacacacacactagccaCAAAAGCTTCTCAGCCGATCTAGTTGAGAGGCGGGTTTAAGCCGTTATTGGCATGAATTTTGTCCAATCAGCTGCCTGTCATTGAAGGAACCGGATACAGTTAGTCTGGCCGTTCCCTGTGTTGTGTTGATTTctagaaagaggaggaaaagaagactTGACGTTTGGATTAACCTAAACTACCTTCTCAGAGTTACTGTGTGTCTCTCACTCCTTAATTCAAAAGTCAAAGGTAAACCATTCATAGGTTGTTGATTCACGATTCAGAGATGAGTGCCCTGTAATATGAGCGATGTCAAAAGGGACATGCGGATAGGAAGACACCCCCGTAAAGTTAGCCTGTGTGAGTGCTTAGCTGCTGTGCTAGCTAGCTGCAGTGCTAACGTCAACAAAATCATGCAACTTACACGTGCAAATCAGTGCTGCGACCTGTCCtcaataaatgttttgtaatttggtgTCTCCCTTGTTGCTTGGAGTCAGATAACGTAAAGAGCAATGTTTAGTGCCTGACAGCTGCTGAGTCATTACCTAGCTAAGTTAACCGGCTAGCTAACTATTGTTGTAACCAAACTGAAGCTGTCAGCCGGGTATGTAGCTCACGTTAACCTTCTTTCTTGTCGTTCAGCAGTCGTCCACGTTGAGGCTCATGCCTGTTTTATGTGGCCACATAAATTACAAACAGAAATCGCAGCGACGCACTGTAATGGTTGGGGAATCTATTAGCCCAAGTGAATCGTTTATAAGGCCAAGTCACGAGCCGTCaggtcatttttgtttcatgttgaCACCGGTTTCAGTGGTTTGCTCTACCATTGGGTATTAGGTCAGGACTTAAGAGTTAATTTCggtttcactctctctttcagaaATTAGTGGCGACCTTTGAATCAGTCAATGGGAAAAATCTAACAATGTTTAGCTTTGAGGGAGATTTCAAGACAAGACCCAAGGTATCACTTGGAGGAGCAAGTAAAAAGGTTAGTGTCATTTGACCTTTCACAGGCGCGAAGGAGTGGAACTTGTCTGCTGTTCGTAACAAACTAAAATcccatttttcttatttatctgTGCTTAGCATAGATCATATAGTTTAAAGTGTTTTGCCAAAGGTTCtctcttgttgtttttcaggaAGAGAAAGCATCCCTGCTGCACCGCACtcaagaagaaagaagaaaaagagaggtaaCTAAGTTTGTGCAGTGCTTTGTTGACAAACTGCTCATAAAATCGTGTCTTAATGTCACTGCATGTGTCAGTTTTGTCTGCTTATTTGGAGGATCCATTGTTTCTCTCAAGAGAAATTAGTTGCACTACTTATACTACTTTGCACTATCAATTTATGTGAAAAAGAGTAAATGCTAAATAATATTTGAGTGTCGTGATTTCATCGGCTCTAAGGTCTGTTCTTTTATTACTTAGGATGAAAGAAGACGTCTGAAGAATGCCATCATCATTCAGTCTTACATACGTGGCTACCAGGACTTGAAACGACAGGTAAGTCTGCAAGTACTCTACAGACCTCTTTTTAAGATTTCATATATCACCTTCAGAATCAGATATTCAGCTCTGCATTAGAAATGTCAGCTGTATCATTTGCCAGTGAAAGTGATGTTTTGGGAAAAAACGATAAACTAATCTTTTACCCTTTCTTTTACACTTTATCAGCAAACCAAGTCAAGCgcacatttaattttacttcACATTTGTAGTGTTTGTGATATTATTCAAACAAGTGTgctcaaacaaaatatttgcaaTATTTGACCTTTGAACTGTTTCTTCCAGTATGCCATCCAGAGGGCCAGGTTTGATGAGTGTTCCACGCAGGCAGGGGGGGTTCAGCATGTCTTGGACGGTCCTGGTCTTTGCCTCTTATCAAGACAACTCATATTTTTCTATAGACAGAGTGTGGATGCGCATAGATTGGTAagaacacaaaatgtgtttgattcTCTTTAATTGATTATTTCACAGATGCTATTATACCCAGAGGCCTAAATGTACATCTTACCATtcgtctttgtttgtgtgtttataaagaTATGGCTGTGCCAGAATCTGGTGAAACACAACAGTCAGTTTGTCAAGCTGTTGGTGGGCCCACAGAAGCAGACATGTATGTTTCAGATTAAGAGGATCTTAGGCTTCTGCTGCAGGTATAGTACTTATTAAAAACTGGTAAggaatttatatatttttagctGGTAGATGCATAAAGACACGGCAAGCTGGTTAGACCTTTGAAGAAATTTTCACTAACTCACCTATGCCTCTTTTCGTATCTCAGACTCCTGCAGAACTGCAAGGACGACAGTTTAAATGTGGCGGTTCCCATGCGGATGCTAGAAATCTTTTCTTCAGAGAGAACCTATCTTCCTGTTATTCCAGATGCTAACTATGTAGCTTCATTACTAGAGCAGATTTTGCACTATATGGTACAGAAAGGTACGTTTCCACAGGAAGTCACTGGTTTATTATTCACTGTGTGGATTAAGAAGCACTGATATTACTTACCTGTTGTTGCTTTGATAAATCTGTCTTGGGTATGTCTAAgaatgtgcatattttttagTTGTTGAGTATGCTGTCAGTTTTGTGGAGGGTGCAAAATTTCAATAGTGCAGATGTTTATCTTATTCCACTGATTACTGCCACATAGACACAAATAAACTTTTTGAGGCTTAATTTTCAAACACTAAAGGGTGTCTAGAGATGTAGAATCTGTGTCAGTATCATTTATTCTGAAGTGTTTGTATACTTTTTTCCATACATGGGCAGTTCATGGTCTGACTGGCACATGAGTATGTACAGTGCTGTGCATAGGTCAAGTACATTTCATAGTATTTATATTTTCCCAGATGTATGACTCGCTTTCAACAGCATACTCGTCAACGCTAAGCatcttgtttaattttcagcACTACGTCAACTACAGGCAGGTGTCTTCAAGCCTAATTAACCAGGCAAACTGGTTAGCCCTACttttacagctgaaaatatGAAGCCTAGGGGAGAACCGTTTTCAGTCAATGGCCTGGGTTATCGTTATCGTTGTCTACTTTTCCATTCTCAGTATACCAATACTGCACTGATTACTGCAAACAGCAAcctttgctgcttttttatatttatgtaactTATGTTGTAGTATGTATGTGACAGATGTTTAATAAAATCATCTGGATTcttaacattgtttttgaatCTTATTTCCATTTGTGTCTTCTATTCAGGATACTACAGGTCGCTGTACATTCTAGTGAATCACAGGCTCCCTTCCAGTCTGGAGTACAGTGATGCTCCCTCTATCCCTCTGGCAAGCACACTGTTGGAGCACATCCTCAAACCCCTGCACTTTACCTACTCCTCCTGCACAGCGGGCGCAAGGTACAGCACTAGagtaaaatgacaatttaagaTACGGGCCTTTACACCAGTGTATGGCACTTGCTGCTTGGCAGTGAGCAAAAATCAACTCCAACATTTACCTGCCaagtttaatttaaacagtCAAAATAACGATTATATAGTTTAATAGAAATATGACATGTTGCAAAGTTTTGTTTGCCAATTCAtgatacatttcttttctttgattcCATTTGCTATGtagagaaaaatatacagtcGGGTGGTTTTAGATTTTACCAGTATTCATTCAGGAATCACCCTTATTGAGTCCTccaccaaaaacaaattttactaCTCCTCGGCACTTATTGAGAGGAAATTGCAAACGCTGCTGCCTGAAGTGTCACACTGACATACGCAAGAACATGAAGAGCAGTTGCTCCGGAGCGAAATGCTGAAGCACTAAGGTGGTGTTACATAGGCAGAAGAAAAATTGAACAagcaaaaagacattttgaattcCAAAATAATTCAGCTacattcgtttttttttttatacctcctcctattttaatttttattgagTTGGGTCTCAAAATAATTGGTTATGGTCAAAAAGAGCCtaacattataacatttttaacagacaCAACTAGTATTTTCCAGTGGTGACCGGTGTCTGATGGTAAAATTGCTCACCATTAATCTTGGACTACAAGATGtattaacagaaaaactgaaacgCAAACAGAACTGGCAGCAAAAACTGTGACATATGTTGCACTTTCTGCTGAAGTGTCCATGAGCAACAGACTTTTTCTTAGTTCCTTGTGCAGCACCGCACAGCTAGTTTTGTTATATGACCTTCTGGAGAAGGCTGAAAAGTGAATCTcctatatttaaaatgaatagaGTATCACAAATAAGGCTGCACGCTATATATTCATAAGGTTTCACTGGTACACTTATCTTAAAGTTACTGATGTTAGTAGACCTCACAAATTGCTGCTTTTTAGGTACAGAGAAAAGATAACCTTGCGTTTGCATGAAAGGAAAGTGTTTGTCCCTAGTGAATTCTTTCGAAATTGTCCATTAAACTGATCATACGACCCACAGCAGTTTTTTGTCCCATCTAGTCAGTGGTGAAGCAGTAATTGCTTCAGAGACCAATTTACAACAAGCCATAAAAGTCTCCCAGACTTGCCCACTCGCCAGAGTGCAGAATATCAGGCTGTTTGCCCTCAGTTTGAGACATTCTTAATAACAAACGACAAGAagacttcttttcttctttgaagAAAAGCAAGGCGGGAGTGAGAGAAACTTGTGTACATACTGACTCTAACAGCTAATTATCTGCCTTGACACACCAGATGTGTGTGACTGAGCCACACAAAGCAGCTCTGTTTGGAGAGACAATATTAGAGCACTcatgaaacagagagagcagggTGATGTAAGAACAACCCACCCACTCAGCTAATTTCTTTATGaacatacagcattttttttccccatatcAGTATTCATCTAATGTGTTAACTTGTCTAatgcctgtctgtctgaatcTTTGCTTGTCTGTCATCTTTCAGGCAGTTTGTATTTGCAGCCTTCACTGAGGAGTTCATCTCAGCACCATTTACCGAGCAGATCTTTCACTTCTTTATCCCGGCACTGTCAGATCTCCGTCTCTCATTCCCATTCGAGGCCTTCCTGAGTTCCCTCCAGGCCACCATTGGCTCGTCCTCAGCGGCAAAGAGCCAGGCACCGTGGCTATTTTACTTTGTCCTCTCTGCAGGGGAGAACTGCTTAGGTGGGCGGCACAGTTTAGAAATGTGCACACAGGACAGTGTTTGTACACTCCctgtatctactgtatattatgtgtTAATGGAATAAATATGACTCATTTGAAGCATAAACTCCTAGGGAGACTGATTTATAGAGCTGATTAATGAAAGTATGTACAGTAATGAAGATGGGTGTGTGTTGGCAGGCTCACTGTCAGAGGAGGGTCTCCTTCTGTACCTTCGGGCTCTGCAGacgctgctgccgctgctgccggTGTCAGAGAGCAGCACCAGGCCTGACGTGAGCAGCGACTCAGAGGACGAAGATGATGCTGGCATCCATCCACCACCCATGCAGGTATGATCCATTTACTTGGCCTGATCATGTTATTGAGCGGATCAAGTATCGACTAGAACATGCATGGGCCAAAAAAGAATGATGATGTATAAATGTCACTTATAGTTAAGAAGTTATGAGTTACATTTACAGTCAAAGCCACTTGTTAACTTAATCTGACTAATTCAAATTAGTTCCATGCAGCAAGGAAGCTTTATAAAGATTTGGTGAAAACAATCACAGGTATTGAATTGAtgccagagagaaaaagtatgATCAGTGCATCCCTATGTCATCTGATGTCCTTGATGCCTACTGCTGATGAGGTTCCTTCAGCTGCATCAGGATTTACTTTCAAAAACCTAACTTGCAACATTACAAACATCACACGAGGAGCACGTATGAAACCAATTTTCAGTGCAATTTCTATCCTCAAAAGCCAACGAGGATGAGCTAACATAAATGACCCAGAATAAAATTGATGGTTTAGAATGAATTTACACAAATAGGGAATAATATTGATTAACCACATTCCTATGATAAACTAAAACGTGAtctgtcttaatttttttactcTGTTACACGTACATGCTGATATGTGAGCGCAGCTCTTTCAAGCCACATGTGTTTCCTTCTCTACCAGGATGACAGTCGGATATCTGTACAGCTGATCACAGAGGAGTGTGTCCAAAAGCTGGACACCAAGCTGCAGACTAACGCCCTGCTCAACCTGGTGTGGAGGGATTCAGCCAGCGAGGAGGTTTTCACTATGATGGCATCCATCTGTCACACCCTTATGGTGCAGCACCGCCTCATGGTGCCAAAAGTCAGGTACAAATGCGCAAACTTGATGAGACTAATTTATTTAGGAATAACCTAAAACagcacagacttttttttagtatgtctttttgtgctttctcatgcAAATTATGTATATTCATCAAAAATAGCACAGACCATGACAAAGGTGCACCTCACAGTGAATCAAAagataacatgaaaataaatttaaagcatttttcatatttatttgatatCATAACATTTTACACATCTTGTCGAGATCAGCCTTGCGTTCAGAGAGCTTGTTTACATACCCACCTGATTGGGAGGAAAACTGTGTCTTAATGTATTTCTGCGCTGTAAGCAGTAATGTAAATAACGGTCAAGTGCGGCAGGCAGGCAGTTATCTGTGGTCCGCACCCACTGGCATTTACAACCggcagaggaagcagaggaagcagggaTGTCAGGGAAGCTGTCAGTTTTGCATAAGGGCAATTACCCCTTCTCAGGTTGATTACATTAGGGGCAGGATGTCAGAGTTGTTGGGGGGGCGGGGTGGACAGTGCATTGACTGACGGGAGGTGATACAGACTGAGCTTCATGGATGGTCAACCTGCTCTAGTTAATTATTAGTGGAGTCAGTAGCTTGCCAGTTGATTTGTATGTGTGGGTGGGAATGTGGATGTATAAAGTTTCATATCATGTTAGCAGCTGTGTCTTACTATATATATGCTTTGTTATTACCACTTTGGAGACCCTAGCTTATCCCAAACCATGTATATAAGGATGAATAAAGCTTCCTCTGTAATAAAAACTGGACATATACAGCTGGAGTCTGATGGTCAACTAATAATTTTGCTTTCAAATGGTTGCCCAGAATTTAGAATAATTTCAGCGTACCCCCCTCCCCGATTCCCCTTAATTTTTTACggcctcctccttcctttcgCTTTTACCATAAATCCTGCCCTTCGTCTTCCATCATTATTGgatatctgtacaaaataaTTAGCTCACTGAGAAAGATTAATCACTGCACAAGTGGAAGGGATAGCTTTACAAGAGTCTAAGGGGAGCAAATTGCATCCCGGCCTTGATTTACTGctattacagcaaaaaaaaaagaggctggcCAGTCGGCCCGGCACACtgcctttttaataaatatgtaaaatgtctCATGAAACTGcgctctgctttttttttagagaaCATCTTAAAAGCCGTACAATAATACAGGGCcaaaattgatttttgattgattttctaATTCTACTCATCCCTGGTTTGTTCTACTGGGTTTGCTGTAATTTCACTTTAATTGTTTATTGTTGGATATTTGGTGTTATTTCACTTTAATCTTTTGGTTTCACTGAGTGTAGCACTCTGTTGCTAACGGGGCTCAGTGTGATGACAGTGAGCGCAGATGAGCTTTGGTCCTTAGTTTACTTTTGAAAGCTTTCCGTGATTTTTGTGTTGTCATGAGATAATTATGTTGATCATGTTaatataagaaaaacaaatttgtgtatAGGTGGAAACTCAGTTGTTCAGTATTTATGGTATCAAATCTGACCCGAgcacagctgtttgttttttctgctgaacaGATTCTTTCATTActgcaaaatgaaatgatcCAGGCATGATTCATCAAGCTgcttttctcacacacacacacacacacacacacacacacacacacacacacacacacacacacacacacacacacacacacacacacacacacgcgcgcaacCCTTTTTGATGTCTTGACTTTGTTTATTAGTGGTTCATTCCATGATTGAAATGGAGGTTTGGGTTCTCTCAGGCCGTAAATCAGCATGTCAGCTGGCATTTAGTGctttgtttcccatttcaatCAAACACCCGCATCACTTGTTATGAGCCCACAGCACTACTCCTTGCTTCTCTCCTGAGCCTTGTAGTGCTGACAGATGGTATGTGCTTGACTCAAACCATTTTTCAAGCCATACTGAGGATTATGTGACACTCTACTCCTGAAGCTCATTTCCTTTTGGGATTTTTGAATGGGTTTTGGTAGATTGAACAGTGGGATGGGAATTTGAGCCTTGACATTGAGATGAGAAAGTTCAACAAATGTAGGATTCCCTTTTCCCACTCtaccttcttttctcttcttgtctcttagctctttttgctctgttaaccttttctcctttcctctactGTGAATACACGACGCTGCTATTAAAGGCAAGCATCCTTATAGGTGTCAGTGCTGTCACTCTTCAGACAAGGGCCTATTATATGCGGGGGCACTTTATTTTGCCTTTTAGCTTACTTACCACATTTTTGTCACCTGTACTTACCCTCTGTGTGAAAAGCCATGCAATTTAGGaggatacacaaacacacatacactagaACAAAGAGCAGCTTCACACCTTGGTGCCATAGCCCGTTGAGTGCAAAGCGACTATAGCGAGGTATGTAGGCCCTCCTCAGTGTTATCATGTAATTCACTGTGAGTGTGGAAGTATGCTGCCGCTGTGGGGTCACAGTAAGGACcactcttcccctcctcctctgtcctccattGTCTTGCTCCCCTTGCCATTAAGTTAAATGGGCCTCTAGCAGGAAACCAGAGGGCTGTTTATGACCCGAGCTGGGCACCCTTGCCAGCAACTAGTTTACTAATGGAAGGTGCCTCGCCTAAATAAAGCTTAATGGctcatttaatcttttttcaGCCCTCGCAAGGTAtaaaaaggggagagaaaggcCAAGAAAATTCtatgaggaaaatgttggtTAACAgtgtcatttattattttcctcctttttactTGTGTCCTCTGGTGAACAGGACAAAGTTAACAATCCTAACATAGCAGACAGATTGGCGGAAAGTAATTTTACTGTTCTTCGCACTGATTGTGTCATCTGATTGAAATAGTTCTCTGACTCATTCAATTTTCTCTCCCaaataaatgtttaactttaatgtgttgtattttctgtatttggtcTCTGCAGACTTCTGTACAGTTTAGCTTTCAATGCACGTTTCCTAAGGCATCTCTGGCACCTGATAACTTCCATGACAACTAAAATGATCACTGGGTGAGCTAACGCAGTTCTGATTATtggcaaatgtgtttttatctgttatCTGTGTGACtaattgtgtaaaaatatatgtgCTTGCAGGAAGCCTATTTCTGCTTATGTACATATAGTATGTGCCTCTTACTtagtcttttcctctctgtgtctgcccccTCAGTTCCATGGTGCCACTGTTACAGCTGATCTCGCGAGGTTCTCCCATGTCGTTTGAGGACTCGAACCGCATCATTCCCCTCTTCTATCTCTTTAGCTCTCTTTTCAGCCACTCGCTTATCTCCGTGCATGACAGCGAGTTTTTTGGGCATGAAATGGAAGGTAGTAGGCTTATCTATATGTTCAACCAGATCTTACAAAAATTCCCTTAAGTTCCTTATCAGTGCCGAAGGTGATATATACTTTCAAAGCTTTGTTTGACAAATTAATACATTGTCTGGGGATTACTGGGTATCTTGTATGTGTGGGATGATTGTGATTGGGACGCACATCTCCCTGGAGATAGTTATCATTTGGACACATCCATCTATCATCTCCCATTTCCCTTATTTGGTATTCgtcttaaaataatatattgtcATTGTCTGTTGCTTTCATCAGTTGTATTCTGTCTTCCCAccatgtaaatgtgaaaatcaatATCTGTAAAAGACAATGAATACATTCTCCCTCTCAACAGGTCAGACGCAGTCCTCCATGATGCCCTTCACGCTGTTAGAGTTGGTGACGCTGTCTCGCTGCCTGAGAGATGCGTGTCTGGGAATCATCAAGCTGGCCTACCCTGAGACCAAAACGGAGCACAGAGAGGAGTATATGGCTGCCTTCCGCAGTGTGGGTGTCAAGACAAACACTGAGGTTCAGCAGCGTATCCAGACCGAACAGAAACGCTGGGTACAGCTGTTCAAGGTAAGATGTATAAAGCTACAGCGAGTTACAACTGAATGTAcgttttttcatatttatcaaaTAACTGATCTTTTGTAATCACACCAGGCATGCAACTAAATTCCTTTTTCTTCAATCCAATCTTGACATGGgcattaagttaaaaaaaaaaaaaaaaggatcctaAGACATTGAACCTTTAATTGAATACAGAAATTTGAATTTAGTTGATAATAAGCAAATCTCAATTTTCAACGAGTATTCATTGTTTAAACTTAATGCAAGTATGGTGCCCAAACTTGTAGTCTATTGTCCTCTTGCTGTCTTTGTTGTTTGCCTCATTCTCACTATTGTCTTTAAATACAGTGCGGGAAATAAAGTGAGAGGTGTCAGGAAACTGCATTGCCACCATGTGTTGCTCACTCCCTCACAATTTGTccactaacacacatacagaggcaGTGTATATTAGATTATTTGAAATCAGATTTAAAGTTTAAGAGTTTTGAGATGGCAGTggttaaaaacacagagaatcCTCCTGCTTAAAGTATGTCAAACCTGTTTAAACAGTAAGCAGTACTTAAATATAATTGTACTTTTCTAAGTAAAGCTGTATAGTGTAACCATAATCCAGAATtggagcactttattaggaatcAAATTGTGACCTCAGAATTGAACtgttttaaatctaaaaatgttagTATTACACCTGTAGCACAGACCATAGCTCGTCtcctttatcatttttattggtTATACATTTGTCTTGTCTGCGTCATTGTCTGCCAGTATTGGTGTCAGGTTTGGATGGATTTCATCCTAGTATAAAGATTAATAGTGCAAAGCAACCATGAATGAGGAGAAATTGAAACCAAATTCTTCTTGGCTAGGAGCATAAGCCATGATATGTGGCACATTAACTTTAGGCTTAATTGTCGTGTAGCCAGTCTGTGCATTGAAGCACAGTGACCTAATGCTTGCCTAAGTTAGTGGAAATCAAGCATGTATGCATGACCAGGCAAAGACAAGGTGGTGAGCTGCCATGGAGGTCATCCATTGGTTATTTACCCAGAGGAAATGAGGCAGAAGACAGCATTAACTTCATCCTCCTCAGCTCTTTTTCTCATCCCACATCCCcttttcatttctcctctcctccgttCTCTATCAAGGAAATGGTATTTAAGCGACTTTGTTCTCGGCTGTTAGTCTTTGACAGAAGGATTTAAAAGTGAACACTGGTGTTCTGTGAAAGGTGGCAAATACGCGAAGAGCATGTCAGGAATTTTCATAAAAGATCTGCTCAAAGGCCTCTTGTCAGCTAAAACGACCCATTAAAGAAGTGGGAAGCAGGAGAAATGCATTTTCCAAATTGAACGGTGGGATTTACAGTCGGTTTAACGCTGCTGACCCCTAACACGCTAATGTTTGGTTCGTGTCATCAGCCGTCCCTCCCCATCTTTTATCACCTCCATTGTCGAGCTATCTATTTAATTGAAAGAAGTtaattgaatgaaaatgatcaacTAAGCTTGTATTAATATTGCTAATGGAACTTTCTTCTTGGCCATGTTTGGAGAACGATGTCACGCCGGAGTTTGGGAAAGGCCCATTAAGGCTTGCACTTAGCCCGATGGGCTAATTAAGGAAAGCTTATTCATTCACAGAGTCAGGAGGTAGGCCTCCTCCAAACCCATCGCCGCGCGCCTTTTACAGCATTTTGCACTTGCCATTATTGCGGACTCTGGTTGCCTCCTGGTGTCTGGCCGAGATTGATTGTCACTCTATGAAAATGACGTGCTTTAGAAAAGAAAGTTTCGATTGAAATAATCTAGCCCGGGTATTATATGGAAATGGAGTGGCTGTAACTGTTATGGCAGACATAACAGCTCCCTTAATGAATTGTCATGCATCGGCACACCTGAGGTTATACAGTGGGTATCTGACAGCGGGTAGTCATAGCAACAGTAGAACCTGCTATGTACAGTCTAAATA encodes:
- the ube3c gene encoding ubiquitin-protein ligase E3C, coding for MFSFEGDFKTRPKVSLGGASKKEEKASLLHRTQEERRKREDERRRLKNAIIIQSYIRGYQDLKRQYAIQRARFDECSTQAGGVQHVLDGPGLCLLSRQLIFFYRQSVDAHRLIWLCQNLVKHNSQFVKLLVGPQKQTCMFQIKRILGFCCRLLQNCKDDSLNVAVPMRMLEIFSSERTYLPVIPDANYVASLLEQILHYMVQKGYYRSLYILVNHRLPSSLEYSDAPSIPLASTLLEHILKPLHFTYSSCTAGARQFVFAAFTEEFISAPFTEQIFHFFIPALSDLRLSFPFEAFLSSLQATIGSSSAAKSQAPWLFYFVLSAGENCLGSLSEEGLLLYLRALQTLLPLLPVSESSTRPDVSSDSEDEDDAGIHPPPMQDDSRISVQLITEECVQKLDTKLQTNALLNLVWRDSASEEVFTMMASICHTLMVQHRLMVPKVRLLYSLAFNARFLRHLWHLITSMTTKMITGSMVPLLQLISRGSPMSFEDSNRIIPLFYLFSSLFSHSLISVHDSEFFGHEMEGQTQSSMMPFTLLELVTLSRCLRDACLGIIKLAYPETKTEHREEYMAAFRSVGVKTNTEVQQRIQTEQKRWVQLFKVITNLVKMVKARDIRRPFCPAGHWLSEEVNIRADKVTQLYVPSARHVWRTRRMGRIGPLQSTLDVGSEPPQLSVSEERHLAILTELPFVVPFEERVKIFQRLIYADKRDVQGDGPFPDGINVTIRRNYIYEDAYDKLSPENEPDLKKRIRVHLLNAHGLDEAGIDGGGIFREFLNELLKSGFNPNQGFFKTTNEGLLYPSPAAEMLVGDSFTRHYYFLGRILGKALYENMLVELPFASFFLSKLLGTSADVDIHHLASLDPEMYRNLLFLKSYEGDVEELGLNFTVVNNDLGEAQVVELKLGGKDIPVTTANRIAYIHLVADYRLNKQIRPHCLAFRQGLANVVNLEWLRMFDQQEIQVLISGAHVPICLDDLKKFTNYSGGYSATHPVIQIFWEVVEGFTDEEKRKLLKFVTSCSRPPLLGFKELYPAFCIHNGGTDLDRLPTASTCMNLLKLPEFCDQHLMRNKLLYAIESSAGFELS